One Solanum lycopersicum chromosome 4, SLM_r2.1 DNA window includes the following coding sequences:
- the LOC101247611 gene encoding uncharacterized protein isoform X1, with product MSTSVTKSMPNGLENSLKPEEERNKQIDEMRKLIGPLSGKLALYCSDASISRYLAAQSWNVKKAAKMLKASLKWRLDFMPEEIRWDDVASEAETGKIYRSNYKDKHGRPVLVMRPRCQNTKSLEGQMKYLVYCLENAVVNLPKDQEQMIWLIDFHGFTLSNLSIKVTKETAHILEDYYPERLGIAILYDPPKIFEPFWKLAKPFLDPKTASKVHFMYSDDPNSKKMMEEMFDMSLVESAFGGDDKADFDVNKYAERMREDDEKLSSFWKKDDNSASNAQLTVTADPSLEPTNSDSDSEVLDEKVEKPSLDVDEEESSIEETLPGSNSTNANVKAV from the exons ATGAGTACTAGTGTAACAAAATCCATGCCAAATGGCTTGGAGAATTCTTTGAAACCGGAAGAAGAACGGAACAAG CAGATTGATGAGATGAGAAAGTTGATTGGGCCACTTTCAGGTAAGTTGGCCCTTTACTGTTCTGATGCATCCATTTCAAGATATTTAGCAGCTCAAAGCTGGAACGTAAAGAAGGCAGCTAAGATGCTTAAAGCGTCCCTGAAGTGGAGACTGGATTTCATGCCTGAAGAAATTCGCTGG GATGATGTGGCCAGTGAAGCAGAAACAGGCAAAATTTATAGGTCAAACTATAAAGACAAGCATGGGAGGCCAGTTCTTGTCATGAGACCTCGTTGCCAG AACACTAAGTCTCTAGAAGGACAGATGAAGTATTTAGTATATTGCCTGGAAAATGCAGTTGTAAATCTCCCAAAAGACCAGGAACAGATGATTTGGTTGATCGACTTTCATGGATTCACTCTGTCAAACCTCTCAATCAAGGTGACAAAAGAAACAGCTCATATTTTGGAAGACTATTATCCTGAAAGACTGGGAATAGCTATTTTATATGATCCACCCAAAATATTTGAACCATTTTGGAAG CTAGCAAAGCCTTTTTTGGACCCAAAGACTGCGAGCAAAGTCCATTTTATGTACTCAGATGACCCCAACAGCAAGAAAATGATGGAAGAAATGTTTGACATGAGTCTGGTGGAGTCTGCATTTGGCGGAGATGATAAGGCTGATTTTGATGTCAATAAATATGCTGAGAGGATGAGAGAAGATGATGAAAAGTTGTCTTCTTTCTGGAAGAAAGACGATAATTCTGCATCAAATGCACAACTTACTGTGACAGCTGATCCCTCTTTAGAGCCAACAAATTCTGATTCTGATTCTGAAGTCTTAGATGAGAAAGTAGAGAAACCTTCTCTTGatgttgatgaagaagaatcatcaattgaagaaacTTTGCCTGGAAGTAACAGTACAAATGCGAATGTCAAAGCAGTGTAG
- the LOC101247611 gene encoding uncharacterized protein isoform X3 translates to MRKLIGPLSGKLALYCSDASISRYLAAQSWNVKKAAKMLKASLKWRLDFMPEEIRWDDVASEAETGKIYRSNYKDKHGRPVLVMRPRCQNTKSLEGQMKYLVYCLENAVVNLPKDQEQMIWLIDFHGFTLSNLSIKVTKETAHILEDYYPERLGIAILYDPPKIFEPFWKLAKPFLDPKTASKVHFMYSDDPNSKKMMEEMFDMSLVESAFGGDDKADFDVNKYAERMREDDEKLSSFWKKDDNSASNAQLTVTADPSLEPTNSDSDSEVLDEKVEKPSLDVDEEESSIEETLPGSNSTNANVKAV, encoded by the exons ATGAGAAAGTTGATTGGGCCACTTTCAGGTAAGTTGGCCCTTTACTGTTCTGATGCATCCATTTCAAGATATTTAGCAGCTCAAAGCTGGAACGTAAAGAAGGCAGCTAAGATGCTTAAAGCGTCCCTGAAGTGGAGACTGGATTTCATGCCTGAAGAAATTCGCTGG GATGATGTGGCCAGTGAAGCAGAAACAGGCAAAATTTATAGGTCAAACTATAAAGACAAGCATGGGAGGCCAGTTCTTGTCATGAGACCTCGTTGCCAG AACACTAAGTCTCTAGAAGGACAGATGAAGTATTTAGTATATTGCCTGGAAAATGCAGTTGTAAATCTCCCAAAAGACCAGGAACAGATGATTTGGTTGATCGACTTTCATGGATTCACTCTGTCAAACCTCTCAATCAAGGTGACAAAAGAAACAGCTCATATTTTGGAAGACTATTATCCTGAAAGACTGGGAATAGCTATTTTATATGATCCACCCAAAATATTTGAACCATTTTGGAAG CTAGCAAAGCCTTTTTTGGACCCAAAGACTGCGAGCAAAGTCCATTTTATGTACTCAGATGACCCCAACAGCAAGAAAATGATGGAAGAAATGTTTGACATGAGTCTGGTGGAGTCTGCATTTGGCGGAGATGATAAGGCTGATTTTGATGTCAATAAATATGCTGAGAGGATGAGAGAAGATGATGAAAAGTTGTCTTCTTTCTGGAAGAAAGACGATAATTCTGCATCAAATGCACAACTTACTGTGACAGCTGATCCCTCTTTAGAGCCAACAAATTCTGATTCTGATTCTGAAGTCTTAGATGAGAAAGTAGAGAAACCTTCTCTTGatgttgatgaagaagaatcatcaattgaagaaacTTTGCCTGGAAGTAACAGTACAAATGCGAATGTCAAAGCAGTGTAG
- the LOC101247611 gene encoding uncharacterized protein isoform X2, whose protein sequence is MSTSVTKSMPNGLENSLKPEEERNKIDEMRKLIGPLSGKLALYCSDASISRYLAAQSWNVKKAAKMLKASLKWRLDFMPEEIRWDDVASEAETGKIYRSNYKDKHGRPVLVMRPRCQNTKSLEGQMKYLVYCLENAVVNLPKDQEQMIWLIDFHGFTLSNLSIKVTKETAHILEDYYPERLGIAILYDPPKIFEPFWKLAKPFLDPKTASKVHFMYSDDPNSKKMMEEMFDMSLVESAFGGDDKADFDVNKYAERMREDDEKLSSFWKKDDNSASNAQLTVTADPSLEPTNSDSDSEVLDEKVEKPSLDVDEEESSIEETLPGSNSTNANVKAV, encoded by the exons ATGAGTACTAGTGTAACAAAATCCATGCCAAATGGCTTGGAGAATTCTTTGAAACCGGAAGAAGAACGGAACAAG ATTGATGAGATGAGAAAGTTGATTGGGCCACTTTCAGGTAAGTTGGCCCTTTACTGTTCTGATGCATCCATTTCAAGATATTTAGCAGCTCAAAGCTGGAACGTAAAGAAGGCAGCTAAGATGCTTAAAGCGTCCCTGAAGTGGAGACTGGATTTCATGCCTGAAGAAATTCGCTGG GATGATGTGGCCAGTGAAGCAGAAACAGGCAAAATTTATAGGTCAAACTATAAAGACAAGCATGGGAGGCCAGTTCTTGTCATGAGACCTCGTTGCCAG AACACTAAGTCTCTAGAAGGACAGATGAAGTATTTAGTATATTGCCTGGAAAATGCAGTTGTAAATCTCCCAAAAGACCAGGAACAGATGATTTGGTTGATCGACTTTCATGGATTCACTCTGTCAAACCTCTCAATCAAGGTGACAAAAGAAACAGCTCATATTTTGGAAGACTATTATCCTGAAAGACTGGGAATAGCTATTTTATATGATCCACCCAAAATATTTGAACCATTTTGGAAG CTAGCAAAGCCTTTTTTGGACCCAAAGACTGCGAGCAAAGTCCATTTTATGTACTCAGATGACCCCAACAGCAAGAAAATGATGGAAGAAATGTTTGACATGAGTCTGGTGGAGTCTGCATTTGGCGGAGATGATAAGGCTGATTTTGATGTCAATAAATATGCTGAGAGGATGAGAGAAGATGATGAAAAGTTGTCTTCTTTCTGGAAGAAAGACGATAATTCTGCATCAAATGCACAACTTACTGTGACAGCTGATCCCTCTTTAGAGCCAACAAATTCTGATTCTGATTCTGAAGTCTTAGATGAGAAAGTAGAGAAACCTTCTCTTGatgttgatgaagaagaatcatcaattgaagaaacTTTGCCTGGAAGTAACAGTACAAATGCGAATGTCAAAGCAGTGTAG